In one window of Leptospira sp. GIMC2001 DNA:
- a CDS encoding glycosyl hydrolase produces MMFKKKKYIIIPLSILFAICIFACITLQIVLLKIRDTIIQHDDGRVSNSKLVSSPFDNNHADLIKEIKLKEFTKYNFELKDFTNPDFRFGPFARWWWPGNDVTPSQLKKEIQEFSEVGIAGVEIQPFIMGLNPKMNEVHRNRVYSWDTESYYDNLKIVMNEAKKKDMKVDLNSTGGWPTGGRHLTLDDNLLTLLHSEVIVSGGKKIQLKIEHPNPPFTSYLPGIIQMATGDNFLKGGKIYLNHLKLETVVAYKIEKNDRTTFLLQLNDQIQLNQKSHIILDNFISHESNILQWEAPEGNWIVIGFWSLPADESPVLIPTEETSYVVDHFDSDKVKNNYSYLFGDRTGLKSFYGNTFRGIFNDSYEFIVERHFSKDFFNIFETKRGYDIRPFLPANIIPAYNHGYGHILAIQSKPEFIFDQEDSRIVYDYDLTISELLEERFLKTSKEWMSKRGLVHRSQGYGLPMDTMKAAKYIDIPEAEHLYGEFSYSFLKLVSSGSFLYNKPLTSCESIVFIGRDYMSSPLKVKVALDKAFANGINHTIYHGSAYLYQNEDFGEEGWFPWSSPYSPMFGFSFDYRKTNQIWNAMTHINKYVKRVQYALQSGKPKKSTLVYFPFLGIGYQQGVSDPNEHLRGGYLDNLEPETIELPPGIPFISDSSKTSESSKWLHLIYKHLQVFHDQGIEWSWVNNDSILEAKFIGGEIEIRGNKVSQIIVADVPHIPIEVAEKLVNLGKSGARIIFLDKIPTKQPGYLNYVINDKKIQNLLNTAISNGEVRLLKNLSIKDLIIKGSDKIGSFVASSPNIQSSKRLMQDGSVLSFYANKSKNESKLRVNYDERIQAIFLLNVLDGTIRKLTLTQLQEGISIEGYGSRFILFSKNKLENKTYPNYVNSLTQLRSETIQVWDINIEGKNFLRSELFDWSERNETKYSSVGDYSAIFNLQNNDLLKKFIKISGFFHSLELSVNDKQVGFYFVPPYNIDITDFLKVGKNRIQIKAFSPLYNSKIGKGKSGDPHYSQFSRRNVQLMSTGILGPIEIISME; encoded by the coding sequence ATGATGTTTAAGAAAAAAAAGTATATTATTATTCCATTAAGTATACTATTTGCGATTTGCATTTTTGCATGCATTACGTTGCAAATAGTATTATTAAAGATTAGAGATACGATCATTCAGCATGATGATGGAAGAGTTTCAAATTCTAAATTAGTATCATCGCCCTTCGACAATAATCATGCAGACTTAATAAAAGAAATTAAATTAAAAGAATTCACCAAATATAATTTCGAATTGAAGGACTTCACAAATCCAGATTTCCGATTTGGTCCATTCGCTCGTTGGTGGTGGCCAGGTAATGATGTAACCCCGTCCCAGCTAAAAAAAGAAATTCAAGAATTTAGCGAAGTGGGTATTGCTGGCGTGGAGATACAACCTTTTATCATGGGTTTAAATCCAAAAATGAATGAAGTCCATCGAAATCGAGTTTATAGTTGGGATACAGAATCCTATTATGATAATCTAAAAATAGTTATGAATGAAGCTAAGAAAAAAGACATGAAGGTGGATCTGAATTCAACGGGTGGTTGGCCTACCGGAGGTAGACACTTGACTTTGGACGATAATCTCCTAACTCTATTGCATAGCGAGGTTATTGTCAGTGGTGGAAAGAAAATTCAATTAAAAATCGAACATCCCAATCCTCCTTTTACCTCTTACCTGCCCGGAATTATTCAAATGGCCACAGGTGATAATTTTCTAAAAGGGGGAAAAATTTACTTAAATCATTTAAAACTTGAAACTGTTGTTGCTTACAAAATTGAGAAGAATGATCGAACCACATTTCTTTTACAATTGAATGATCAAATTCAATTGAATCAAAAATCCCATATAATTTTGGATAATTTTATAAGTCATGAATCAAACATCCTGCAATGGGAAGCACCAGAAGGAAATTGGATTGTTATAGGTTTTTGGTCATTACCTGCGGATGAGTCGCCTGTTTTAATTCCTACTGAAGAAACTAGCTACGTGGTTGATCATTTCGATAGTGATAAAGTAAAAAATAATTATTCGTATTTATTTGGAGATCGAACAGGACTTAAGAGTTTTTATGGAAATACATTTCGTGGAATCTTTAACGATAGTTATGAGTTTATTGTTGAGAGACATTTCTCTAAGGATTTTTTTAATATTTTTGAAACAAAAAGAGGATATGATATACGTCCTTTCTTACCAGCGAATATAATTCCAGCATACAACCATGGCTATGGCCATATCCTGGCTATTCAAAGTAAACCTGAATTTATTTTTGATCAGGAAGATTCTAGAATTGTTTATGACTACGATTTAACTATCTCTGAATTATTAGAAGAGAGATTTTTAAAAACAAGTAAAGAATGGATGAGCAAACGTGGTTTAGTGCACCGCTCTCAAGGCTACGGTCTTCCTATGGATACAATGAAAGCCGCCAAATATATTGATATACCTGAAGCAGAGCATCTATATGGAGAATTCTCATATTCCTTCTTAAAGCTGGTATCGTCGGGTTCATTTTTATATAATAAACCTCTTACAAGTTGTGAATCGATTGTTTTTATAGGTAGAGATTATATGAGTAGTCCCCTGAAAGTAAAAGTTGCACTTGACAAAGCCTTTGCAAATGGAATAAACCATACAATCTATCATGGATCAGCATATTTGTATCAAAACGAAGATTTTGGTGAGGAAGGTTGGTTTCCCTGGTCTTCACCTTATTCACCTATGTTTGGTTTTTCATTTGACTATCGTAAAACAAATCAAATTTGGAATGCCATGACTCATATTAATAAATATGTTAAAAGAGTTCAGTATGCACTTCAATCTGGAAAACCTAAAAAATCTACATTGGTATATTTTCCTTTTTTAGGAATTGGCTATCAACAAGGGGTTTCTGATCCCAATGAACATTTGCGAGGAGGTTATCTGGATAATTTAGAGCCGGAAACAATTGAATTGCCTCCAGGGATTCCTTTCATAAGTGATTCAAGCAAAACTTCAGAAAGCAGTAAATGGCTTCATCTTATATACAAACATTTACAAGTATTCCATGATCAAGGAATAGAATGGTCATGGGTAAACAATGATTCAATTCTTGAAGCTAAATTCATAGGTGGTGAAATTGAAATTCGGGGAAACAAGGTATCGCAGATCATTGTAGCAGACGTGCCACATATCCCTATTGAAGTTGCAGAAAAACTAGTAAATCTAGGAAAAAGCGGAGCGAGAATTATTTTTCTGGATAAAATACCGACCAAGCAACCTGGTTACCTTAATTACGTTATTAATGACAAAAAGATTCAAAATTTATTGAATACAGCAATTTCTAATGGTGAAGTAAGGCTATTAAAAAATCTGAGTATTAAAGATCTTATCATTAAAGGTTCTGATAAAATTGGATCATTTGTAGCAAGTAGCCCAAATATTCAATCATCTAAGCGCCTGATGCAAGATGGATCAGTGCTTAGCTTCTATGCGAATAAATCAAAAAATGAATCCAAATTAAGAGTAAACTATGATGAAAGAATACAAGCAATTTTTCTCCTAAATGTTCTGGATGGAACGATTCGAAAGTTAACATTGACTCAACTACAAGAAGGAATCTCAATCGAAGGTTATGGATCAAGGTTCATACTTTTCTCTAAGAATAAATTAGAAAACAAAACATATCCTAATTATGTTAACTCATTGACTCAATTGAGATCAGAAACTATTCAAGTTTGGGATATAAATATTGAAGGAAAAAATTTCTTGCGATCGGAACTTTTCGATTGGTCCGAGAGGAATGAAACAAAATACAGTAGCGTTGGCGATTATTCTGCTATATTTAATCTTCAGAATAATGATCTCCTAAAGAAATTTATAAAAATTTCTGGATTTTTCCACTCACTTGAGCTGTCCGTTAATGATAAACAGGTGGGATTTTACTTCGTTCCACCATATAATATCGATATTACAGATTTTTTGAAAGTGGGTAAGAATAGAATTCAAATTAAAGCATTTAGTCCTCTTTACAATTCAAAGATTGGTAAAGGAAAATCTGGTGATCCTCATTATTCTCAGTTTTCGAGAAGAAATGTTCAACTCATGTCCACAGGAATTCTTGGACCAATAGAAATAATTTCTATGGAATAA
- a CDS encoding porin OmpL1 — protein MFKKITNIFLAICVLLVTAISAEDAKKGPRSYLMFGIGTQLDLGQLGGTITKDGLDSARPVRSANGDIAGGTQKAIYSENTLVALNDTSLGAIGVKTNGAMVGLNLNVGYESEGLFNIESLFWRINVNYTQKVAGGYTTSTVAGYRWLEQEWDYKAWTIPAYIGIKLYNEKKDTAFYVGAGVNYFRGGWSVSGTVDGDTLAAAFPGIAGPGGSFLSDAPSPSIINENAKFNVNGFGLNWIVGAQTQVTNSGHLFFELETILSAALGSAGTKSAGGAAALSPYPAYPVVIGGQTYRVGYKIEI, from the coding sequence ATGTTTAAAAAGATTACTAACATCTTTTTGGCGATTTGCGTTTTGCTAGTTACAGCAATTTCTGCAGAGGATGCTAAAAAGGGTCCACGTTCATACCTGATGTTTGGTATTGGAACACAATTAGATTTGGGTCAACTTGGTGGAACTATCACGAAGGATGGATTGGATTCCGCAAGACCTGTAAGATCTGCTAATGGAGACATCGCAGGTGGAACACAGAAGGCGATTTATTCTGAGAATACACTAGTAGCTCTCAACGATACAAGCTTAGGAGCAATAGGTGTAAAGACTAACGGGGCAATGGTTGGTCTCAATCTAAATGTTGGTTATGAATCAGAAGGTCTATTCAATATAGAAAGCTTATTCTGGAGAATCAATGTAAACTATACGCAAAAAGTTGCAGGAGGTTATACAACCTCGACTGTTGCAGGTTATAGATGGCTGGAACAAGAATGGGACTACAAAGCTTGGACAATTCCTGCCTATATCGGAATCAAACTGTATAACGAAAAGAAAGATACGGCATTTTATGTTGGAGCTGGCGTGAACTACTTCCGAGGTGGATGGTCAGTCTCAGGTACAGTCGATGGTGATACATTGGCTGCTGCTTTCCCTGGCATTGCAGGACCTGGCGGATCATTTTTGAGTGATGCACCTTCCCCTTCAATCATAAACGAAAATGCAAAATTCAATGTCAATGGATTCGGACTTAACTGGATTGTAGGTGCACAGACTCAAGTTACAAATAGTGGTCATCTTTTCTTCGAACTGGAAACCATATTATCTGCTGCCTTGGGAAGCGCTGGAACAAAATCTGCCGGTGGAGCTGCCGCTTTGTCTCCATATCCTGCTTATCCAGTTGTTATTGGCGGTCAGACTTATCGCGTCGGTTACAAAATCGAAATCTAA
- a CDS encoding methyl-accepting chemotaxis protein produces MSLYSKFSSHILAPYQHLDYLSRARAKYLLILQIVFSNVMFWGNLILLIVLPELAAKTMFIIVPAFAGLQVSLYLLYKNRYNTASIVFIVVQILAIMGGMISKIFVSPIQALSTYMFFSFSILSLCTLFAGVRLLSVASLMLVSTSTSLYFYCRNIVLPEFQDSFKLQYYDSLLGLIMIYSVGVLTIRIFRKNSHLIQLEVQRASDLNDFIKKNIKENSREVLSVSQNLANTVSSVSEQASHQVSTVEEIVASIEELEAGVNSITDKSINQESRMKESRSDVNQITTSNDLISNETNNILDKIDKMIERNQIAEKKITFMKDSMKSIRLSFQEMNKILKIINEISSKVNMLALNAAIEAARAGEAGRGFTVVADEISNLAERTSASIKGIDVLIKKSNEEILLGSDQVDTAVEEYTEVANAIRSIRELVAYLNNQAESQTMASEQLKQGVDLVMELSREIKNSTEESRSQTEIISRSMSEIGDFSNVLATTINGISVSSQNLSQLVQDLNIKIETHEREMAIRS; encoded by the coding sequence ATGAGTCTTTATTCTAAATTTTCTTCCCATATTCTTGCTCCTTACCAGCATCTTGATTATCTGAGTCGTGCAAGAGCTAAGTATCTTTTAATTTTACAGATAGTGTTTTCGAATGTTATGTTCTGGGGAAATTTAATTCTCTTAATCGTTTTACCAGAATTAGCTGCAAAGACTATGTTTATAATTGTTCCTGCTTTTGCAGGACTTCAGGTGAGTTTATACCTTCTTTATAAGAATAGATACAATACCGCGAGCATAGTTTTCATAGTCGTTCAGATTCTTGCAATTATGGGTGGAATGATTTCCAAAATCTTTGTGTCCCCTATTCAAGCTTTATCAACTTATATGTTTTTCTCATTTTCAATTCTATCATTATGTACATTATTTGCTGGTGTTCGGCTTTTATCTGTCGCATCGCTAATGCTAGTTTCAACTTCAACAAGCCTTTATTTTTATTGTCGTAACATTGTACTTCCTGAATTTCAAGATAGCTTTAAATTGCAGTATTATGATAGTCTTTTAGGTCTTATAATGATTTATTCTGTTGGTGTACTAACAATTCGAATTTTTAGAAAAAATTCTCATCTAATCCAACTCGAAGTACAAAGAGCTTCGGATCTAAATGATTTTATAAAAAAGAATATTAAAGAAAATTCAAGAGAAGTTCTATCCGTATCTCAGAATCTCGCTAATACTGTGTCTTCCGTATCGGAACAGGCATCTCATCAAGTTTCCACTGTTGAAGAAATTGTAGCGAGTATTGAAGAGTTGGAAGCTGGAGTAAATTCTATAACAGATAAATCTATTAATCAAGAATCACGAATGAAAGAATCAAGATCCGATGTGAATCAGATAACAACTTCTAATGATTTAATTTCGAATGAGACCAATAATATTCTGGATAAAATTGACAAAATGATTGAACGTAATCAGATCGCCGAGAAAAAAATTACGTTCATGAAAGATAGTATGAAATCCATTCGCTTGAGTTTTCAAGAGATGAACAAAATTCTAAAAATCATTAATGAGATTTCGAGCAAAGTAAATATGTTAGCCCTCAATGCAGCAATTGAAGCAGCTAGAGCTGGAGAAGCGGGACGCGGATTCACTGTTGTTGCCGATGAAATATCCAACTTAGCGGAAAGAACAAGTGCCAGTATAAAAGGAATAGATGTTCTTATAAAGAAAAGCAATGAAGAGATTTTACTCGGAAGTGATCAAGTAGATACAGCTGTTGAAGAGTATACCGAAGTAGCAAATGCGATTCGATCAATACGTGAGTTGGTTGCTTATCTTAATAATCAAGCGGAATCCCAAACGATGGCAAGCGAACAATTGAAGCAGGGTGTAGATTTGGTAATGGAACTATCTAGAGAGATTAAGAATTCCACTGAGGAATCAAGATCTCAGACAGAAATAATTTCTAGATCTATGTCCGAAATTGGTGACTTTTCAAATGTCTTAGCAACTACGATCAATGGAATTTCTGTATCTTCGCAAAATCTATCTCAATTAGTTCAAGATCTTAACATTAAGATTGAAACTCATGAAAGAGAGATGGCAATCAGAAGTTAG
- a CDS encoding class I SAM-dependent methyltransferase, which produces MNQNPSKVKCPLCYNTNGIELYSRQPINREYYHCDKCELIFVSSFYHLDQETEKRRYEKHENSYENFGYIQFLNRSILPTLPFLDGKKIGLDYGCGPGPALSKILSNHGYEMHDYDPNYFPIFPKIKFDFLFCTEVWEHFYNPGIEIPKILSLLKPKSILSIMTLPWNRMHGSENFSEWFYARDDTHVSFFHEKTMEWMSIKWNLELLSHPEERVWIWKTP; this is translated from the coding sequence GTGAATCAAAATCCAAGCAAAGTTAAATGTCCACTTTGTTACAATACGAACGGAATTGAACTGTATTCAAGACAACCTATAAATAGGGAATACTACCATTGTGATAAATGTGAATTAATTTTCGTATCTTCATTCTACCATCTAGATCAAGAAACTGAGAAAAGGCGTTATGAAAAGCATGAGAATAGTTACGAAAATTTTGGATATATACAATTTTTGAATCGATCCATTCTACCAACTTTGCCATTTTTAGATGGAAAAAAGATTGGATTAGATTATGGTTGCGGACCTGGACCAGCCTTATCAAAAATTTTATCTAATCATGGATACGAAATGCATGATTACGACCCAAATTATTTTCCAATTTTTCCAAAAATAAAATTTGATTTTCTTTTTTGTACAGAAGTGTGGGAACATTTTTATAACCCAGGAATAGAAATTCCTAAAATTCTAAGTCTTTTAAAGCCAAAAAGTATACTTTCTATCATGACACTTCCTTGGAACAGAATGCACGGGTCAGAAAATTTCTCCGAATGGTTCTATGCAAGAGATGATACGCATGTTTCTTTCTTTCATGAAAAAACTATGGAATGGATGTCAATAAAGTGGAATCTAGAATTGTTATCTCATCCTGAAGAAAGGGTATGGATTTGGAAAACTCCTTGA
- the zigA gene encoding zinc metallochaperone GTPase ZigA, with amino-acid sequence MSKKVSKLPVTVLSGFLGAGKTTLLNHILNNREGKKVAVIVNDMSEVNIDSALVQKGGAALSRTEEKLVEMSNGCICCTLREDLLLEVKDLAKQGRFDYLLIESTGISEPLPIAETFTFEDENGESLSQFASLDTMVTVVDAKNFLKDYKSLELLSDRKMAAGEDDERSIVDLLVDQIEFCDTILVNKTDLISDSEKNDLTGIIQSLNPDAEIIFTDHSKVSLDKVLNTGKFNFEKASQSPGWLKELRGEHTPETEEYGISSFVFRSRRPFHPLRFYDWLVLEKPWMVRAKGFFWVATMFDHAFMLSQAGQLCNYDAVGYWWAAVPKKDWNQDLEGIESIKESWEEPYGDRRQELVIIGKKMNQERIIETLEECLLTDEELTQGPEVWSLYDDPFSQQIEMTEMSA; translated from the coding sequence ATGTCCAAAAAAGTTTCCAAGCTTCCCGTTACAGTTCTCTCTGGATTCTTAGGAGCTGGTAAAACAACTCTACTCAATCATATTCTAAACAATCGTGAAGGCAAAAAAGTTGCAGTAATTGTAAATGACATGAGCGAAGTGAATATCGATTCCGCACTTGTGCAAAAAGGTGGTGCCGCTTTATCCAGAACGGAAGAAAAACTGGTTGAGATGTCAAATGGATGCATATGTTGTACTTTACGTGAAGATCTACTATTGGAAGTGAAGGATCTAGCTAAACAAGGTAGATTTGATTATCTACTGATTGAATCGACGGGAATATCGGAACCTCTTCCGATCGCAGAAACATTTACTTTCGAAGATGAGAATGGTGAGAGTCTATCGCAATTTGCAAGTTTGGATACAATGGTTACAGTTGTTGATGCAAAAAATTTCCTAAAAGATTATAAATCTCTAGAACTTCTGAGCGATCGTAAAATGGCTGCGGGCGAAGACGACGAAAGATCAATCGTTGATCTTCTTGTTGATCAGATAGAATTTTGTGATACAATACTTGTAAACAAAACTGATTTAATTTCAGATTCGGAAAAAAATGATCTAACAGGAATTATACAAAGTCTCAATCCAGATGCTGAAATTATTTTTACAGACCACAGCAAAGTTAGCCTGGACAAGGTTTTAAACACAGGAAAATTCAATTTCGAAAAGGCATCTCAATCTCCGGGCTGGCTAAAAGAACTAAGAGGCGAGCATACTCCAGAAACAGAAGAATATGGGATTTCGAGTTTTGTTTTTCGATCCAGACGACCATTTCATCCACTTAGATTCTATGATTGGCTAGTTCTAGAAAAGCCTTGGATGGTTCGAGCGAAGGGATTTTTCTGGGTTGCGACAATGTTTGATCACGCTTTCATGCTATCACAAGCAGGGCAATTGTGTAACTATGATGCTGTGGGCTATTGGTGGGCAGCTGTTCCAAAAAAAGATTGGAATCAGGATCTAGAAGGAATCGAATCGATTAAGGAATCATGGGAAGAACCTTACGGAGATCGAAGACAAGAATTAGTTATCATTGGAAAAAAAATGAATCAAGAAAGAATTATTGAGACTTTAGAGGAGTGCTTGCTCACAGACGAAGAACTTACTCAAGGTCCCGAAGTATGGAGTCTATATGATGATCCTTTTTCACAACAAATTGAAATGACAGAAATGTCTGCTTGA
- a CDS encoding porin OmpL1 produces MFKRLVLLYFILMGPIVLADETRSGSRYFLMFGIGYQSDLGGIGPLITTGGLESAVYVPNSEGTGSLKPQTAIYSERSLQSLNDTTLGFVGVNANGQMNGLNLNLGYEVEGIFGLEMLFARMNINYTKKISGGYTSSTVAGYKWLEQEWDYTAVTIPGYLGYKIYNKNKSSGLYAGFGMNYFRGGWTFSGTIDGDTIALAFPGLVGPGGQFLNDAPSPSIIYENAKFLVNGFGFNWLVGIQTQISSRGFLFFEMETILAANMGKAYTKSIGGTFALSPYPAFPVLVGGDTYRIGYKISL; encoded by the coding sequence TTGTACTTGCAGACGAAACAAGAAGTGGCTCGCGCTACTTTTTAATGTTTGGTATAGGCTATCAGTCTGACCTCGGAGGAATTGGTCCTCTCATCACGACTGGAGGATTAGAATCTGCTGTTTATGTTCCTAATTCTGAAGGGACTGGATCTCTCAAACCTCAGACAGCAATATATTCAGAAAGATCCTTGCAGTCTTTGAATGATACTACTCTCGGATTTGTTGGAGTTAATGCGAACGGCCAAATGAATGGACTCAATCTTAATTTGGGATATGAAGTGGAAGGAATATTTGGATTGGAAATGCTGTTTGCTCGAATGAATATTAACTACACAAAAAAAATATCAGGAGGTTATACCTCATCCACCGTTGCAGGTTACAAATGGCTTGAGCAGGAATGGGATTATACTGCGGTGACAATTCCAGGATATTTAGGATATAAAATTTATAATAAGAATAAATCAAGCGGTCTATATGCAGGATTTGGAATGAATTATTTCAGAGGTGGATGGACATTTTCTGGAACGATTGATGGTGATACTATCGCTCTTGCATTCCCAGGATTAGTTGGTCCGGGTGGTCAGTTTTTGAATGATGCACCATCACCATCCATCATTTATGAAAATGCTAAATTTTTAGTAAATGGTTTCGGGTTCAATTGGCTAGTTGGAATTCAAACTCAAATTTCAAGCCGAGGATTTTTATTCTTTGAAATGGAGACAATTTTAGCCGCTAATATGGGTAAAGCCTATACAAAATCAATTGGTGGTACTTTTGCACTTTCTCCTTATCCCGCATTTCCAGTATTAGTTGGTGGAGATACTTATAGAATAGGATATAAAATTAGTCTCTAG
- a CDS encoding ROK family protein, which produces MRTKIIKGHRPEHIKRSNRLTILMELWNEKFLSVSELSIKSGLSHTTIHKCLLFLKSQKLIVSIGHGDSSEEGGKPPEIYQINDSREYFLTIHISSSKINVGIFSVRPILLGSLKKNYSYSDSLKTIWDIVIDLTDKIILDNKIDKKNIKRISVALPGLVNHSLGIWILNPWRPDWGKNINVISEITKKLNINCDVIVDNEFRFIAQASKKKDCLEKEKNFVLFGAGEGLGSGIISEGKLKRGSHFFSGEIGHMIIEPNVNFSCACGGVGCFESLLLIPRVIEKIVTLKNQFPSSILSNLELKSITIQKLFEAWNSNDQLAVKVMEEIVEWFSRAISNLIVTIDPDAIFIYGIYTEAGDLFLKRLRNRIQSVFYSEFPKEIHIRFSKLDELSALWGGAYNLTERLIEDINFEENK; this is translated from the coding sequence ATGAGAACGAAAATAATTAAAGGACATAGACCAGAACATATAAAAAGGTCCAATCGATTAACAATTCTTATGGAGCTTTGGAATGAGAAGTTTTTGTCTGTTTCTGAGCTATCAATTAAATCTGGATTGAGTCATACAACAATTCACAAGTGCTTATTGTTTCTTAAATCTCAAAAATTAATTGTAAGTATCGGTCATGGAGATTCAAGCGAGGAAGGAGGAAAACCTCCAGAAATTTATCAGATTAATGATAGCAGAGAATACTTCCTGACGATACATATTTCTAGCTCCAAGATTAATGTGGGAATTTTCAGTGTTCGCCCGATTCTTTTAGGTTCATTAAAAAAGAATTACTCTTATTCTGATAGTTTAAAAACTATCTGGGATATCGTAATTGATCTTACAGATAAAATTATTCTGGATAATAAAATTGATAAAAAGAATATTAAAAGGATTTCCGTAGCCTTACCAGGATTAGTCAACCATTCGCTAGGGATTTGGATATTGAATCCCTGGCGTCCTGATTGGGGGAAGAATATAAATGTTATATCAGAAATTACAAAAAAACTCAATATAAACTGCGATGTTATTGTAGACAATGAATTCAGATTCATAGCTCAAGCATCAAAAAAGAAAGATTGTTTAGAAAAAGAAAAAAATTTTGTTCTTTTCGGCGCAGGTGAAGGCTTGGGATCCGGGATAATCTCAGAAGGAAAATTAAAGCGAGGATCACATTTCTTTTCTGGTGAAATAGGTCATATGATTATTGAGCCGAATGTCAATTTTTCTTGTGCTTGTGGCGGAGTAGGATGCTTTGAGTCTCTTCTTCTAATTCCAAGAGTTATTGAGAAGATAGTCACTTTAAAAAATCAATTTCCAAGTTCAATCCTCTCGAATTTAGAACTAAAATCAATCACAATACAGAAGTTATTTGAAGCTTGGAATTCAAATGATCAGTTGGCTGTGAAAGTAATGGAAGAAATTGTTGAATGGTTTTCTCGAGCGATTTCAAACTTAATTGTTACAATTGATCCAGACGCAATTTTCATCTATGGAATTTATACAGAAGCTGGAGATTTATTTCTGAAAAGATTAAGAAATAGAATACAAAGTGTATTTTATTCTGAATTTCCAAAAGAAATTCATATAAGGTTCTCGAAACTAGACGAACTCTCTGCGCTGTGGGGTGGGGCATATAATTTAACAGAAAGATTGATAGAAGATATAAATTTTGAGGAAAATAAATAA
- a CDS encoding LBF_0142 family lipoprotein, with translation MGRLPLFLFITFLQISCAIADLRTDLLINGDVPADIQKKARDLLSDPIDPSLSPLKWSKVEALEFYMVDYWNSSLVRFFTPVPEPVQAMKVRLSLNNTNMDITFTDGSQRGKIYGLENGEPFVIEDASGKVFIKDSEVKVYLESLRLYLLLPTMLHKYESLAYLGEIGLGDHFYHEIFATNGSFEISENHDQYISYTRKDTGAIEFIQFTYRDVFDSYRGVIHYENYTLVDGKSIPMKIAITNSLLDEDFVHQFQIGSIQFLYKEPDYSE, from the coding sequence ATGGGTCGATTGCCTTTATTTTTATTTATTACTTTTCTTCAAATTTCCTGTGCGATAGCTGATCTGAGGACGGATCTGCTAATAAATGGTGATGTTCCAGCAGATATTCAAAAGAAAGCAAGAGATCTATTATCCGATCCGATTGATCCTTCTCTTTCTCCATTAAAATGGTCAAAAGTTGAAGCACTTGAATTCTACATGGTAGACTACTGGAATTCGTCTCTTGTTAGATTCTTTACTCCTGTTCCTGAACCTGTACAAGCTATGAAGGTTAGGTTATCGCTTAACAATACAAATATGGATATTACCTTCACGGATGGAAGTCAAAGAGGTAAAATATATGGTTTAGAGAATGGGGAGCCTTTTGTTATTGAAGATGCTTCCGGTAAGGTATTTATAAAAGATTCTGAAGTAAAAGTATATTTGGAATCTCTACGCCTATATCTCTTGCTACCAACTATGTTGCATAAATATGAAAGTCTTGCTTACTTAGGGGAGATTGGACTTGGAGATCATTTTTATCACGAAATATTTGCGACCAATGGAAGTTTTGAAATTTCGGAAAACCATGATCAATATATTTCCTATACCAGAAAGGATACTGGAGCGATTGAATTTATTCAGTTTACTTACAGAGATGTTTTTGATTCTTATAGAGGTGTAATTCACTACGAAAATTATACTTTGGTTGATGGGAAAAGTATTCCAATGAAAATTGCAATTACCAATTCCTTATTGGATGAAGATTTTGTTCATCAATTTCAAATTGGATCCATTCAGTTTTTGTATAAGGAACCAGATTATAGCGAGTGA